The Phyllopteryx taeniolatus isolate TA_2022b chromosome 14, UOR_Ptae_1.2, whole genome shotgun sequence genome has a window encoding:
- the LOC133489362 gene encoding one cut domain family member 2-like: MELTMENIHSISSHSQVGNLMSSRPSPSPSSASRNLVSHAPGGRSAMVSGMTSILESSGGDYRPDPSSLSGHMHPSISMCENAMSLSNTYTTLAPLQHLPPISTVSEKFHHPHSHHHAAAHPRLSSGNVSGSFTLMRDDHRGLAPMGNLYNHYPKEMSGMGHGSLSPLPSGLGSLHNPQQPLSSYGPSAHLSAEAKMLSPVSGFESHASMLSRSEQEHLARSLGGHGHGMISNLNGMHHHPHGHLHSQPGGAAMLGDRERHGHGSGQGGAGSGIQAEEINTKEVAQRITAELKRYSIPQAIFAQRILSRSQGTLSDLLRNPKPWSKLKSGRETFRRMWKWLQEPEFQRMSALRLAACKRKEEDRGRERNQVPKKQRLVFTDLQRRTLVAIFRENHRPSKEMQLTISQQLGLELSTVSNFFMNSRRRCPDRWDVEEHAQGAHGHIHAAHRHGNANSSPVHPGTSSVSIFSKA; the protein is encoded by the exons ATGGAGCTCACCATGGAGAACATCCACAGCATCTCCTCGCACTCCCAGGTGGGGAACCTGATGAGCTCGCGGCCGTCGCCTTCCCCCAGCTCCGCTTCCCGGAATCTGGTGTCGCACGCCCCCGGCGGGCGCTCGGCGATGGTCTCCGGCATGACCTCCATCCTGGAGAGCTCCGGCGGAGACTACCGGCCCGATCCATCCTCGTTGTCTGGACACATGCACCCGTCCATCAGCATGTGCGAGAACGCGATGAGTCTGAGCAACACGTACACGACCCTGGCCCCGCTGCAGCATCTACCTCCCATCTCCACCGTGTCGGAGAAGTTTCACCATCCGCATTCGCACCACCACGCCGCGGCCCACCCGCGCCTCTCCTCCGGGAACGTCAGCGGCAGCTTCACGCTGATGCGGGACGACCACCGCGGGCTCGCCCCAATGGGCAATCTGTACAATCACTACCCCAAAGAGATGTCCGGCATGGGCCACGGCTCGCTGTCCCCGCTGCCCAGCGGCCTGGGCTCTTTGCACAACCCCCAGCAGCCGCTCTCGTCCTACGGGCCGAGCGCGCACCTTTCCGCCGAAGCCAAGATGCTTTCCCCGGTGTCGGGGTTCGAGTCTCACGCCTCCATGCTGTCGAGGAGCGAGCAAGAGCACCTGGCGAGGAGCTTAGGGGGCCACGGCCACGGCATGATCTCCAACCTGAACGGCATGCACCACCACCCGCACGGCCACCTCCACTCGCAGCCCGGCGGCGCGGCGATGCTGGGGGACCGGGAGAGGCACGGCCACGGCAGCGGGCAGGGGGGCGCGGGCTCGGGCATCCAGGCGGAGGAAATCAACACCAAGGAAGTGGCCCAGAGAATAACGGCAGAATTGAAGCGATACTCCATCCCGCAGGCCATATTCGCCCAAAGGATCCTAAGCCGATCCCAGGGGACGCTCTCGGACCTGCTCCGGAACCCGAAACCCTGGAGTAAGCTTAAGTCCGGCCGGGAGACGTTTAGGAGGATGTGGAAGTGGCTGCAAGAGCCCGAGTTCCAGCGGATGTCTGCTCTGAGGCTGGCCG CATGTAAACGCAAGGAGGAAGACCGAGGACGAGAGCGCAACCAGGTGCCAAAGAAGCAGCGGCTGGTCTTCACAGACCTGCAGCGTCGTACCTTGGTAGCAATCTTCCGAGAGAACCACCGTCCCTCCAAGGAGATGCAGCTTACCATCTCCCAACAGCTAGGCCTGGAGCTCTCCACCGTCTCCAATTTCTTCATGAACTCACGCCGCCGCTGTCCGGATCGGTGGGACGTCGAGGAGCACGCTCAAGGGGCGCACGGCCACATACACGCTGCTCACAGACACGGCAATGCTAACTCCTCGCCCGTCCACCCTGGTACCTCCTCGGTCAGCATTTTCTCCAAGGCTTGA
- the LOC133489173 gene encoding leucine-rich repeat and immunoglobulin-like domain-containing nogo receptor-interacting protein 3 — MIGSPGPGGRALVPWPKMWQAVLAASLVAVLTLTLPGSSQACPPRCECSAQLRSVSCQRRRLTNIPEGIPTETQLLDLSRNRLRWVQAGDLAPYPRLEEVDLSENLIATLEPNSFASLPNLKVLKLRSNQLKLVPMGAFAKLGNLTSLDLSENKIVILLDYTFQDLKSLKHLEVGDNDLVYISHKAFSGLLGLEDLTIARCNLTSISGQTLSYLRSLVTLRLYHLSITALEDQNFRKLSNLRGLDINHWPYLEYISPLSFQGLDLHWLSITNTNITSVPSGSFKNMVHLTHLNLSYNPITALEPWAFKDLLRLKELIMVSTGLMAVEPHALGGLRQLRVLNFSSNDLQTLEEGSFHSVNSLETLRVDGNPLMCDCRLLWILQRRKTLNFDGRVPVCAGPVEVQGVSLSSFTDSALFDHFTCQKPKIRNRKLQQVTAREGQPVNFLCRAEGEPAPAIIWISPQRRRITAKSSGRIIVLPSGTLEIRYAQLTDSGTYICIASNAGGNDTYFATLTVRSQPQDAASAFFFNRSLYSGEFFNDTNLNSTRVFLKFTFDLTTILVSTAMGCITFLGVVLFCFLLLFVWSRGRGQRKNNFTVEYSFRKSEPATGSSSGGTRKFNMKMI, encoded by the exons ATGATTGGCTCACCTGGCCCTGGTGGGCGTGCCTTAGTGCCATGGCCGAAGATGTGGCAGGCGGTCCTGGCTGCTTCGCTGGTTGCCGTCTTAACTTTGACTCTGCCAGGAAGTAGCCAGGCCTGTCCGCCACGCTGCGAGTGCTCGGCTCAGCTGAGGTCGGTGTCGTGTCAGCGGCGGCGGCTCACCAACATCCCCGAAGGCATCCCCACTGAGACACAACTCCTGGATCTCAGCAGGAACCGACTCCGATGGGTGCAAGCCGGTGATCTGGCACCGTACCCCCGGCTGGAGGAAGTGGACCTCAGTGAAAACCTCATCGCCACGTTAGAGCCCAATTCCTTCGCAAGTCTGCCCAATCTTAAAGTGCTGAAGTTAAGGAGCAACCAACTGAAGTTAGTGCCCATGGGGGCCTTCGCCAAACTTGGCAATCTGACTAGCCTGGACCTGAGTGAGAACAAGATTGTGATTCTATTGGACTACACCTTCCAGGACCTTAAGAGTCTAAAACACCTGGAAGTGGGAGACAATGATCTGGTTTATATTTCCCACAAG GCATTCTCAGGGTTGCTGGGACTGGAGGATCTCACCATAGCTCGCTGCAACCTGACATCCATCTCAGGCCAGACCCTGTCCTACCTGCGCAGCCTGGTCACCCTCCGCCTCTATCACCTCAGCATCACGGCTCTTGAGGACCAGAATTTCAGAAAGCTCTCAAACTTGAGAGGTCTTGACATCAATCACTGGCCATACCTGGAGTACATTTCACCTCTTAGTTTCCAGGGTCTTGATCTCCACTGGCTCTCCATTACAAATACCAACATCACCTCTGTCCCCTCTGGTTCTTTCAAAAACATGGTACATCTAACCCACCTAAACCTTTCCTACAACCCCATCACAGCACTGGAGCCTTGGGCATTCAAAGACTTGCTGAGGTTGAAGGAACTCATCATGGTCAGCACAGGGTTGATGGCAGTGGAGCCCCACGCCCTTGGAGGACTCCGTCAGCTTCGGGTCCTCAACTTCTCATCAAATGACCTGCAGACTTTGGAGGAGGGTTCCTTCCACTCTGTTAACAGTCTGGAGACACTCAGAGTGGATGGGAACCCTCTCATGTGTGACTGCCGTCTGTTGTGGATCCTGCAAAGGCGCAAGACCCTCAACTTTGACGGCAGAGTGCCGGTTTGTGCAGGGCCTGTGGAGGTGCAAGGCGTCAGCCTGAGTAGCTTCACTGATTCTGCACTCTTTGATCATTTTACGTGCCAGAAACCTAAAATTCGCAACCGCAAGCTTCAGCAG GTGACTGCTCGTGAGGGCCAACCCGTGAATTTCCTCTGCCGTGCCGAAGGAGAACCAGCACCCGCTATCATCTGGATTTCCCCTCAGCGTCGACGGATCACGGCTAAGAGCTCGGGCCGCATCATCGTTCTCCCAAGTGGCACCTTGGAGATCCGCTACGCCCAGCTTACTGACAGCGGAACGTATATCTGCATCGCCAGTAATGCTGGGGGCAATGACACCTACTTTGCTACACTCACAGTACGCAGCCAGCCACAAGATGCTGCCTCAGCCTTTTTCTTCAATCGCTCACTGTACAGTGGCGAGTTCTTCAATGACACAAACCTGAACAGCACTCGGGTGTTCCTCAAATTTACCTTCGACTTGACAACCATCCTGGTCTCCACAGCAATGGGTTGCATCACCTTCCTGGGGGTGGTGCTCTTCTGTTTCTTGCTGTTGTTCGTGTGGAGTCGGGGACGCGGCCAACGTAAGAACAACTTCACAGTGGAGTACTCTTTCCGGAAATCTGAGCCCGCCACCGGTAGCTCTTCAGGAGGCACCAGGAAGTTTAACATGAAAATGATATGA